Part of the Candidatus Neomarinimicrobiota bacterium genome is shown below.
AGTGCGCCGCGGTTTTTGAGGACCGTGGCTGTCGCGCCGCCGATGAGCACCAATGGCGACTGGGCCAGCTGGGCATTCTTGACCGCGGTTACCGTATTGGTTACCCCCGGGCCGGCTGTCACCACGGCGACGCCTGGAATACCACAGAGGCGGGCTACGGCATCGGCGGCGAAGACAGCCGTGGCCTCGTGGCGCACATCAATGACCCTGATGCCGAGTTCCTTGGCAGCTACCAGGATGGGGGAGATGTGCCCGCCGCAGAGAGTGAAAAGATTTTGAACCCCTTGCGCCTTTAAGACCCGCGCAACTAGGGCTCCACCATGTGCATGAACGTCCATAAGTCGTGATAATTAGGTGGGCCTAAGCTAGATACTGTCACGAGAAAAACCCTATTGAAAAGACTACTCGATCCACCAGGAATAGATCGGCAGTCACCAGCCTTAAAGGAAGGCCTATGCCGCGCAACGGTGATCGCTTTAAGTTTAGGCCTATTTTTCGAACGATTATGATGGTCAGCCGTCCCTTACGCCGCCTGTACGACTGGGTCCTCCATTGGGCCGAAACCCCCTATGGAGCGCCGGCCCTGTTCCTGCTGGCCTTTGCCGAGTCATCATTCTTTCCAATCCCACCCGACGTGCTTCTGATTGCTCTGGCTGTGTCCGTCCCGTCCCGGGCCTTCTGGTATGCTCTGATTTGCGCCGCCGGTTCCCTCATCGGGGCCTACCTGGGG
Proteins encoded:
- a CDS encoding YqaA family protein yields the protein MVSRPLRRLYDWVLHWAETPYGAPALFLLAFAESSFFPIPPDVLLIALAVSVPSRAFWYALICAAGSLIGAYLG